One stretch of Chiroxiphia lanceolata isolate bChiLan1 chromosome 1, bChiLan1.pri, whole genome shotgun sequence DNA includes these proteins:
- the LOC116797392 gene encoding desmocollin-2-like isoform X1, which produces MAPAAPRLVLGLLVLSLCCEACKKVIFHVPSELEADTLVGRVDLKECLQSAEFISTTDGNFKILEDGSVYTTSAFSLSAEKKTFTILLKDIQEQVEKKIHVSLVEEEKKTQTQKTRHARDTVLKRTKRRWGPIPSVMIENSLGPFPLQIQQVQSDTAQNYTIYYSASGPGIDQDPKGLFYIERETGNIFATRAVDREQYPSFQIICFATTPDGYSPEVPLVHTIRIEDDNDNAPYFTQDLFEFCVPENSKPGVVVGQVTAEDRDEPYTLHTTLKYRIVSQNPPITPAFSLHGDTGVISVLLPQLDRELVPSYTLLVEVRDMAGQPFGLCTTGTVVVKIEDTNDNAPSFKQIQYETRVEENRVSVEILRVSVVDLDEPGSPGSGAVYEIIRGNDDQAFEITTDKNTNEGILCVVKGLDYESAKQRVLVIGVNNEAPYLLAPHSQQLSQSTCSVTVHVLDVDEGPVFKPCLLRLDVKECEDIGTAIGRYVAEDPETGNSEGIRYRIPPGQCNWINIDDKSGEVRTVKVLDRDIGEMRRGQCNITVLAIDRNGKTGTGTIQVCIVPGNKNFPRIAQTDYIMCRDREPICLTAQDDDEHPYSTPFVYRITDRNLASMWKINLQNDNCAYLSPKGDIPFGIYDIPVSVMDNGGKVGESTVRVNFCDCVTPTECDGRSRQLSGGNVTLGLWAILAMILGSLLLLLILITICGCCGRGVMHRQVTDDCANHNLIISNTEAPGEEVMDHNIIPLQNTCDQGGYGVKTGDQQTFEVVKGRGHTLESVKGAGHQTLGSVKEGGGQTMMDTCRYSYSEWHNFTHPRLGEKVHLCRQDEEQKHSEDYLLSYNYEGKGSLAGSVGCCSDQHEEEALDFLDQLEPKFRTLAETCIKR; this is translated from the exons AtggcccccgcagccccccgccTCGTCCTCGGCCTCCTG GTACTGAGTTTGTGCTGTGAAGCTTgcaagaaagtaatttttcatgttcCTTCTGAACTAGAGGCTGACACATTAGTTGGCAGAG TTGATTTGAAAGAATGCCTTCAGTCTGCAGAGTTTATCAGTACCACTGATGGGAACTTCAAGATTCTAGAGGATGGTTCTGTGTACAcaacatctgctttttctttgtctgctgagaaaaaaactTTTACCATATTACTTAAAGACATTCAAGAAcaagttgaaaagaaaatacatgttaGCTtagtggaagaagaaaagaag ACCCAGACACAGAAGACCAGGCATGCTAGAGATACAGTTCTCAAGCGAACCAAAAGAAGGTGGGGCCCTATTCCATCCGTTATGATAGAGAACTCACTGGGACCTTTTCCTCTACAAATTCAGCAG GTCCAGTCAGACACAGCTCAGAACTACACAATTTATTATTCTGCAAGTGGACCAGGAATTGATCAAGATCCAAAGGGTTTATTTTACATagaaagagaaactggaaataTCTTTGCTACTCGTGCAGTAGACCGGGAACAATATCCAAGCTTTCAG ATCATTTGCTTTGCAACCACTCCAGATGGTTATTCACCAGAGGTACCACTTGTGCATACAATCAGGATAGAAGATGATAATGATAATGCTCCATATTTTACACAAGATCTGTTTGAGTTTTGTGTCCCTGAAAACTCCAAGCCTG GTGTTGTTGTTGGACAGGTGACTGCAGAGGACAGAGATGAGCCTTATACTCTGCATACTACATTGAAATACCGCATTGTGTCACAAAATCCACCAATTACTCCAGCATTTTCTTTACATGGTGACACCGGTGTCATTTCTGTATTGCTGCCGCAGCTGGACAGAGAG cTCGTTCCCAGTTACACTTTGTTAGTTGAAGTGAGAGATATGGCAGGTCAGCCTTTTGGTTTGTGCACTACAGGAACAGTGGTGGTAAAAATCGAAGATACAAATGACAATGCACCATCCTTTAAACAGATACAA TATGAAACACGAGTGGAGGAAAACAGAGTGAGTGTAGAAATACTGAGAGTCTCTGTTGTTGATCTTGATGAACCTGGTTCGCCTGGCTCGGGAGCAGTGTATGAAATTATAAGAGGAAATGACGATCAGGCCTTTGAAATTACAACAGACAAAAACACTAACGAAGGAATACTATGTGTTGTCAAG GGACTGGACTATGAAAGTGCCAAGCAAAGGGTCCTTGTGATTGGAGTCAACAATGAGGCACCCTATCTGCTGGCACCACATTCACAACAACTTTCCCAGAGCACCTGCTCTGTTACAGTGCACGTCCTGGATGTGGATGAGGGACCAGTGTTTAAACCATGTCTGTTGCGCTTAGATGTTAAAGAATGCGAAGATATTGGGACAGCTATTGGGAGATATGTAGCAGAAGATCCAGAAACTGGAAATAGCGAAGGCATAAG ATACCGGATACCACCTGGACAATGTAATTGGATCAACATAGATGACAAATCGGGTGAAGTCAGAACTGTTAAAGTCTTGGACCGAGACATAGGAGAAATGAGACGAGGCCAATGCAATATCACAGTCCTTGCAATAGACAGAA ATGGTAAAACAGGCACTGGAACAATTCAGGTTTGCATCGTGCCTGGGAACAAGAATTTCCCACGGATCGCTCAAACAGACTATATAATGTGCAGAGACAGAGAACCAATCTGCCTTACTGCACAGGATGATGATGAGCATCCTTACAGCACACCCTTTGTGTATCGCATAACTGACCGTAACTTGGCTTCTATGTGGAAGATAAATCTACAAAACG ATAATTGTGCATATCTTTCACCAAAGGGTGATATTCCATTTGGAATTTATGATATTCCTGTAAGTGTGATGGATAACGGAGGAAAGGTAGGAGAGTCCACTGTCAGAGTTAACTTCTGTGATTGTGTTACTCCAACCGAATGCGATGGCAGGAGCCGTCAACTTTCTGGTGGAAATGTTACTCTTGGTCTCTGGGCCATCCTTGCAATGATCTTAGGATCGCTGTTATTGCTGC TAATCCTGATCACAATTTGTGGCTGCTGTGGCCGTGGAGTAATGCACAGGCAGGTGACTGATGATTGTGCCAATCACAATTTAAtcatttcaaacacagaagCTCCAGGTGAAGAAGTGATG gATCACAATATAATTCCTCTACAAAATACATGTGATCAAGGAGGGTATGGAGTGAAAACAGGAGATCAGCAAACATTTGAAGTGGTAAAAGGAAGAGGGCATACCTTGGAATCAGTCAAGGGAGCTGGACACCAGACTTTGGGATCAGTTAAAGAAGGAGGAGGACAGACTATGATGGACACATGTAGATACTCCTACTCAGAATGGCATAATTTCACACATCCTCGTTTAGGCGAA AAGGTGCACCTATGCAGACAGGATGAAGAACAGAAGCATTCTGAAGATTATCTCCTTTCATATAACTATGAAGGAAAAGGATCCTTGGCTGGCTCTgtaggctgctgcagtgatCAGCATGAGGAAGAGGCACTTGACTTCTTAGATCAGTTGGAACCCAAGTTTAGGACATTAGCAGAAACGTGCATAAAAAGATAA
- the LOC116797392 gene encoding desmocollin-1-like isoform X4, with protein MAPAAPRLVLGLLVLSLCCEACKKVIFHVPSELEADTLVGRVDLKECLQSAEFISTTDGNFKILEDGSVYTTSAFSLSAEKKTFTILLKDIQEQVEKKIHVSLVEEEKKTQTQKTRHARDTVLKRTKRRWGPIPSVMIENSLGPFPLQIQQVQSDTAQNYTIYYSASGPGIDQDPKGLFYIERETGNIFATRAVDREQYPSFQIICFATTPDGYSPEVPLVHTIRIEDDNDNAPYFTQDLFEFCVPENSKPGVVVGQVTAEDRDEPYTLHTTLKYRIVSQNPPITPAFSLHGDTGVISVLLPQLDRELVPSYTLLVEVRDMAGQPFGLCTTGTVVVKIEDTNDNAPSFKQIQYETRVEENRVSVEILRVSVVDLDEPGSPGSGAVYEIIRGNDDQAFEITTDKNTNEGILCVVKGLDYESAKQRVLVIGVNNEAPYLLAPHSQQLSQSTCSVTVHVLDVDEGPVFKPCLLRLDVKECEDIGTAIGRYVAEDPETGNSEGIRYRIPPGQCNWINIDDKSGEVRTVKVLDRDIGEMRRGQCNITVLAIDRNNCAYLSPKGDIPFGIYDIPVSVMDNGGKVGESTVRVNFCDCVTPTECDGRSRQLSGGNVTLGLWAILAMILGSLLLLLILITICGCCGRGVMHRQVTDDCANHNLIISNTEAPGEEVMDHNIIPLQNTCDQGGYGVKTGDQQTFEVVKGRGHTLESVKGAGHQTLGSVKEGGGQTMMDTCRYSYSEWHNFTHPRLGEKVHLCRQDEEQKHSEDYLLSYNYEGKGSLAGSVGCCSDQHEEEALDFLDQLEPKFRTLAETCIKR; from the exons AtggcccccgcagccccccgccTCGTCCTCGGCCTCCTG GTACTGAGTTTGTGCTGTGAAGCTTgcaagaaagtaatttttcatgttcCTTCTGAACTAGAGGCTGACACATTAGTTGGCAGAG TTGATTTGAAAGAATGCCTTCAGTCTGCAGAGTTTATCAGTACCACTGATGGGAACTTCAAGATTCTAGAGGATGGTTCTGTGTACAcaacatctgctttttctttgtctgctgagaaaaaaactTTTACCATATTACTTAAAGACATTCAAGAAcaagttgaaaagaaaatacatgttaGCTtagtggaagaagaaaagaag ACCCAGACACAGAAGACCAGGCATGCTAGAGATACAGTTCTCAAGCGAACCAAAAGAAGGTGGGGCCCTATTCCATCCGTTATGATAGAGAACTCACTGGGACCTTTTCCTCTACAAATTCAGCAG GTCCAGTCAGACACAGCTCAGAACTACACAATTTATTATTCTGCAAGTGGACCAGGAATTGATCAAGATCCAAAGGGTTTATTTTACATagaaagagaaactggaaataTCTTTGCTACTCGTGCAGTAGACCGGGAACAATATCCAAGCTTTCAG ATCATTTGCTTTGCAACCACTCCAGATGGTTATTCACCAGAGGTACCACTTGTGCATACAATCAGGATAGAAGATGATAATGATAATGCTCCATATTTTACACAAGATCTGTTTGAGTTTTGTGTCCCTGAAAACTCCAAGCCTG GTGTTGTTGTTGGACAGGTGACTGCAGAGGACAGAGATGAGCCTTATACTCTGCATACTACATTGAAATACCGCATTGTGTCACAAAATCCACCAATTACTCCAGCATTTTCTTTACATGGTGACACCGGTGTCATTTCTGTATTGCTGCCGCAGCTGGACAGAGAG cTCGTTCCCAGTTACACTTTGTTAGTTGAAGTGAGAGATATGGCAGGTCAGCCTTTTGGTTTGTGCACTACAGGAACAGTGGTGGTAAAAATCGAAGATACAAATGACAATGCACCATCCTTTAAACAGATACAA TATGAAACACGAGTGGAGGAAAACAGAGTGAGTGTAGAAATACTGAGAGTCTCTGTTGTTGATCTTGATGAACCTGGTTCGCCTGGCTCGGGAGCAGTGTATGAAATTATAAGAGGAAATGACGATCAGGCCTTTGAAATTACAACAGACAAAAACACTAACGAAGGAATACTATGTGTTGTCAAG GGACTGGACTATGAAAGTGCCAAGCAAAGGGTCCTTGTGATTGGAGTCAACAATGAGGCACCCTATCTGCTGGCACCACATTCACAACAACTTTCCCAGAGCACCTGCTCTGTTACAGTGCACGTCCTGGATGTGGATGAGGGACCAGTGTTTAAACCATGTCTGTTGCGCTTAGATGTTAAAGAATGCGAAGATATTGGGACAGCTATTGGGAGATATGTAGCAGAAGATCCAGAAACTGGAAATAGCGAAGGCATAAG ATACCGGATACCACCTGGACAATGTAATTGGATCAACATAGATGACAAATCGGGTGAAGTCAGAACTGTTAAAGTCTTGGACCGAGACATAGGAGAAATGAGACGAGGCCAATGCAATATCACAGTCCTTGCAATAGACAGAA ATAATTGTGCATATCTTTCACCAAAGGGTGATATTCCATTTGGAATTTATGATATTCCTGTAAGTGTGATGGATAACGGAGGAAAGGTAGGAGAGTCCACTGTCAGAGTTAACTTCTGTGATTGTGTTACTCCAACCGAATGCGATGGCAGGAGCCGTCAACTTTCTGGTGGAAATGTTACTCTTGGTCTCTGGGCCATCCTTGCAATGATCTTAGGATCGCTGTTATTGCTGC TAATCCTGATCACAATTTGTGGCTGCTGTGGCCGTGGAGTAATGCACAGGCAGGTGACTGATGATTGTGCCAATCACAATTTAAtcatttcaaacacagaagCTCCAGGTGAAGAAGTGATG gATCACAATATAATTCCTCTACAAAATACATGTGATCAAGGAGGGTATGGAGTGAAAACAGGAGATCAGCAAACATTTGAAGTGGTAAAAGGAAGAGGGCATACCTTGGAATCAGTCAAGGGAGCTGGACACCAGACTTTGGGATCAGTTAAAGAAGGAGGAGGACAGACTATGATGGACACATGTAGATACTCCTACTCAGAATGGCATAATTTCACACATCCTCGTTTAGGCGAA AAGGTGCACCTATGCAGACAGGATGAAGAACAGAAGCATTCTGAAGATTATCTCCTTTCATATAACTATGAAGGAAAAGGATCCTTGGCTGGCTCTgtaggctgctgcagtgatCAGCATGAGGAAGAGGCACTTGACTTCTTAGATCAGTTGGAACCCAAGTTTAGGACATTAGCAGAAACGTGCATAAAAAGATAA
- the LOC116797392 gene encoding desmocollin-2-like isoform X3, whose translation MAPAAPRLVLGLLVLSLCCEACKKVIFHVPSELEADTLVGRVDLKECLQSAEFISTTDGNFKILEDGSVYTTSAFSLSAEKKTFTILLKDIQEQVEKKIHVSLVEEEKKTQTQKTRHARDTVLKRTKRRWGPIPSVMIENSLGPFPLQIQQVQSDTAQNYTIYYSASGPGIDQDPKGLFYIERETGNIFATRAVDREQYPSFQIICFATTPDGYSPEVPLVHTIRIEDDNDNAPYFTQDLFEFCVPENSKPGVVVGQVTAEDRDEPYTLHTTLKYRIVSQNPPITPAFSLHGDTGVISVLLPQLDRELVPSYTLLVEVRDMAGQPFGLCTTGTVVVKIEDTNDNAPSFKQIQYETRVEENRVSVEILRVSVVDLDEPGSPGSGAVYEIIRGNDDQAFEITTDKNTNEGILCVVKGLDYESAKQRVLVIGVNNEAPYLLAPHSQQLSQSTCSVTVHVLDVDEGPVFKPCLLRLDVKECEDIGTAIGRYVAEDPETGNSEGIRYRIPPGQCNWINIDDKSGEVRTVKVLDRDIGEMRRGQCNITVLAIDRNGKTGTGTIQVCIVPGNKNFPRIAQTDYIMCRDREPICLTAQDDDEHPYSTPFVYRITDRNLASMWKINLQNDNCAYLSPKGDIPFGIYDIPVSVMDNGGKVGESTVRVNFCDCVTPTECDGRSRQLSGGNVTLGLWAILAMILGSLLLLLILITICGCCGRGVMHRQVTDDCANHNLIISNTEAPGEEVMDHNIIPLQNTCDQGGYGVKTGDQQTFEVVKGRGHTLESVKGAGHQTLGSVKEGGGQTMMDTCRYSYSEWHNFTHPRLGEESIRGHTLIKN comes from the exons AtggcccccgcagccccccgccTCGTCCTCGGCCTCCTG GTACTGAGTTTGTGCTGTGAAGCTTgcaagaaagtaatttttcatgttcCTTCTGAACTAGAGGCTGACACATTAGTTGGCAGAG TTGATTTGAAAGAATGCCTTCAGTCTGCAGAGTTTATCAGTACCACTGATGGGAACTTCAAGATTCTAGAGGATGGTTCTGTGTACAcaacatctgctttttctttgtctgctgagaaaaaaactTTTACCATATTACTTAAAGACATTCAAGAAcaagttgaaaagaaaatacatgttaGCTtagtggaagaagaaaagaag ACCCAGACACAGAAGACCAGGCATGCTAGAGATACAGTTCTCAAGCGAACCAAAAGAAGGTGGGGCCCTATTCCATCCGTTATGATAGAGAACTCACTGGGACCTTTTCCTCTACAAATTCAGCAG GTCCAGTCAGACACAGCTCAGAACTACACAATTTATTATTCTGCAAGTGGACCAGGAATTGATCAAGATCCAAAGGGTTTATTTTACATagaaagagaaactggaaataTCTTTGCTACTCGTGCAGTAGACCGGGAACAATATCCAAGCTTTCAG ATCATTTGCTTTGCAACCACTCCAGATGGTTATTCACCAGAGGTACCACTTGTGCATACAATCAGGATAGAAGATGATAATGATAATGCTCCATATTTTACACAAGATCTGTTTGAGTTTTGTGTCCCTGAAAACTCCAAGCCTG GTGTTGTTGTTGGACAGGTGACTGCAGAGGACAGAGATGAGCCTTATACTCTGCATACTACATTGAAATACCGCATTGTGTCACAAAATCCACCAATTACTCCAGCATTTTCTTTACATGGTGACACCGGTGTCATTTCTGTATTGCTGCCGCAGCTGGACAGAGAG cTCGTTCCCAGTTACACTTTGTTAGTTGAAGTGAGAGATATGGCAGGTCAGCCTTTTGGTTTGTGCACTACAGGAACAGTGGTGGTAAAAATCGAAGATACAAATGACAATGCACCATCCTTTAAACAGATACAA TATGAAACACGAGTGGAGGAAAACAGAGTGAGTGTAGAAATACTGAGAGTCTCTGTTGTTGATCTTGATGAACCTGGTTCGCCTGGCTCGGGAGCAGTGTATGAAATTATAAGAGGAAATGACGATCAGGCCTTTGAAATTACAACAGACAAAAACACTAACGAAGGAATACTATGTGTTGTCAAG GGACTGGACTATGAAAGTGCCAAGCAAAGGGTCCTTGTGATTGGAGTCAACAATGAGGCACCCTATCTGCTGGCACCACATTCACAACAACTTTCCCAGAGCACCTGCTCTGTTACAGTGCACGTCCTGGATGTGGATGAGGGACCAGTGTTTAAACCATGTCTGTTGCGCTTAGATGTTAAAGAATGCGAAGATATTGGGACAGCTATTGGGAGATATGTAGCAGAAGATCCAGAAACTGGAAATAGCGAAGGCATAAG ATACCGGATACCACCTGGACAATGTAATTGGATCAACATAGATGACAAATCGGGTGAAGTCAGAACTGTTAAAGTCTTGGACCGAGACATAGGAGAAATGAGACGAGGCCAATGCAATATCACAGTCCTTGCAATAGACAGAA ATGGTAAAACAGGCACTGGAACAATTCAGGTTTGCATCGTGCCTGGGAACAAGAATTTCCCACGGATCGCTCAAACAGACTATATAATGTGCAGAGACAGAGAACCAATCTGCCTTACTGCACAGGATGATGATGAGCATCCTTACAGCACACCCTTTGTGTATCGCATAACTGACCGTAACTTGGCTTCTATGTGGAAGATAAATCTACAAAACG ATAATTGTGCATATCTTTCACCAAAGGGTGATATTCCATTTGGAATTTATGATATTCCTGTAAGTGTGATGGATAACGGAGGAAAGGTAGGAGAGTCCACTGTCAGAGTTAACTTCTGTGATTGTGTTACTCCAACCGAATGCGATGGCAGGAGCCGTCAACTTTCTGGTGGAAATGTTACTCTTGGTCTCTGGGCCATCCTTGCAATGATCTTAGGATCGCTGTTATTGCTGC TAATCCTGATCACAATTTGTGGCTGCTGTGGCCGTGGAGTAATGCACAGGCAGGTGACTGATGATTGTGCCAATCACAATTTAAtcatttcaaacacagaagCTCCAGGTGAAGAAGTGATG gATCACAATATAATTCCTCTACAAAATACATGTGATCAAGGAGGGTATGGAGTGAAAACAGGAGATCAGCAAACATTTGAAGTGGTAAAAGGAAGAGGGCATACCTTGGAATCAGTCAAGGGAGCTGGACACCAGACTTTGGGATCAGTTAAAGAAGGAGGAGGACAGACTATGATGGACACATGTAGATACTCCTACTCAGAATGGCATAATTTCACACATCCTCGTTTAGGCGAA GAATCCATTAGAGGACACACtctgattaaaaattaa
- the LOC116797392 gene encoding desmocollin-2-like isoform X2: MAPAAPRLVLGLLVLSLCCEACKKVIFHVPSELEADTLVGRVDLKECLQSAEFISTTDGNFKILEDGSVYTTSAFSLSAEKKTFTILLKDIQEQVEKKIHVSLVEEEKKTQKTRHARDTVLKRTKRRWGPIPSVMIENSLGPFPLQIQQVQSDTAQNYTIYYSASGPGIDQDPKGLFYIERETGNIFATRAVDREQYPSFQIICFATTPDGYSPEVPLVHTIRIEDDNDNAPYFTQDLFEFCVPENSKPGVVVGQVTAEDRDEPYTLHTTLKYRIVSQNPPITPAFSLHGDTGVISVLLPQLDRELVPSYTLLVEVRDMAGQPFGLCTTGTVVVKIEDTNDNAPSFKQIQYETRVEENRVSVEILRVSVVDLDEPGSPGSGAVYEIIRGNDDQAFEITTDKNTNEGILCVVKGLDYESAKQRVLVIGVNNEAPYLLAPHSQQLSQSTCSVTVHVLDVDEGPVFKPCLLRLDVKECEDIGTAIGRYVAEDPETGNSEGIRYRIPPGQCNWINIDDKSGEVRTVKVLDRDIGEMRRGQCNITVLAIDRNGKTGTGTIQVCIVPGNKNFPRIAQTDYIMCRDREPICLTAQDDDEHPYSTPFVYRITDRNLASMWKINLQNDNCAYLSPKGDIPFGIYDIPVSVMDNGGKVGESTVRVNFCDCVTPTECDGRSRQLSGGNVTLGLWAILAMILGSLLLLLILITICGCCGRGVMHRQVTDDCANHNLIISNTEAPGEEVMDHNIIPLQNTCDQGGYGVKTGDQQTFEVVKGRGHTLESVKGAGHQTLGSVKEGGGQTMMDTCRYSYSEWHNFTHPRLGEKVHLCRQDEEQKHSEDYLLSYNYEGKGSLAGSVGCCSDQHEEEALDFLDQLEPKFRTLAETCIKR; encoded by the exons AtggcccccgcagccccccgccTCGTCCTCGGCCTCCTG GTACTGAGTTTGTGCTGTGAAGCTTgcaagaaagtaatttttcatgttcCTTCTGAACTAGAGGCTGACACATTAGTTGGCAGAG TTGATTTGAAAGAATGCCTTCAGTCTGCAGAGTTTATCAGTACCACTGATGGGAACTTCAAGATTCTAGAGGATGGTTCTGTGTACAcaacatctgctttttctttgtctgctgagaaaaaaactTTTACCATATTACTTAAAGACATTCAAGAAcaagttgaaaagaaaatacatgttaGCTtagtggaagaagaaaagaag ACACAGAAGACCAGGCATGCTAGAGATACAGTTCTCAAGCGAACCAAAAGAAGGTGGGGCCCTATTCCATCCGTTATGATAGAGAACTCACTGGGACCTTTTCCTCTACAAATTCAGCAG GTCCAGTCAGACACAGCTCAGAACTACACAATTTATTATTCTGCAAGTGGACCAGGAATTGATCAAGATCCAAAGGGTTTATTTTACATagaaagagaaactggaaataTCTTTGCTACTCGTGCAGTAGACCGGGAACAATATCCAAGCTTTCAG ATCATTTGCTTTGCAACCACTCCAGATGGTTATTCACCAGAGGTACCACTTGTGCATACAATCAGGATAGAAGATGATAATGATAATGCTCCATATTTTACACAAGATCTGTTTGAGTTTTGTGTCCCTGAAAACTCCAAGCCTG GTGTTGTTGTTGGACAGGTGACTGCAGAGGACAGAGATGAGCCTTATACTCTGCATACTACATTGAAATACCGCATTGTGTCACAAAATCCACCAATTACTCCAGCATTTTCTTTACATGGTGACACCGGTGTCATTTCTGTATTGCTGCCGCAGCTGGACAGAGAG cTCGTTCCCAGTTACACTTTGTTAGTTGAAGTGAGAGATATGGCAGGTCAGCCTTTTGGTTTGTGCACTACAGGAACAGTGGTGGTAAAAATCGAAGATACAAATGACAATGCACCATCCTTTAAACAGATACAA TATGAAACACGAGTGGAGGAAAACAGAGTGAGTGTAGAAATACTGAGAGTCTCTGTTGTTGATCTTGATGAACCTGGTTCGCCTGGCTCGGGAGCAGTGTATGAAATTATAAGAGGAAATGACGATCAGGCCTTTGAAATTACAACAGACAAAAACACTAACGAAGGAATACTATGTGTTGTCAAG GGACTGGACTATGAAAGTGCCAAGCAAAGGGTCCTTGTGATTGGAGTCAACAATGAGGCACCCTATCTGCTGGCACCACATTCACAACAACTTTCCCAGAGCACCTGCTCTGTTACAGTGCACGTCCTGGATGTGGATGAGGGACCAGTGTTTAAACCATGTCTGTTGCGCTTAGATGTTAAAGAATGCGAAGATATTGGGACAGCTATTGGGAGATATGTAGCAGAAGATCCAGAAACTGGAAATAGCGAAGGCATAAG ATACCGGATACCACCTGGACAATGTAATTGGATCAACATAGATGACAAATCGGGTGAAGTCAGAACTGTTAAAGTCTTGGACCGAGACATAGGAGAAATGAGACGAGGCCAATGCAATATCACAGTCCTTGCAATAGACAGAA ATGGTAAAACAGGCACTGGAACAATTCAGGTTTGCATCGTGCCTGGGAACAAGAATTTCCCACGGATCGCTCAAACAGACTATATAATGTGCAGAGACAGAGAACCAATCTGCCTTACTGCACAGGATGATGATGAGCATCCTTACAGCACACCCTTTGTGTATCGCATAACTGACCGTAACTTGGCTTCTATGTGGAAGATAAATCTACAAAACG ATAATTGTGCATATCTTTCACCAAAGGGTGATATTCCATTTGGAATTTATGATATTCCTGTAAGTGTGATGGATAACGGAGGAAAGGTAGGAGAGTCCACTGTCAGAGTTAACTTCTGTGATTGTGTTACTCCAACCGAATGCGATGGCAGGAGCCGTCAACTTTCTGGTGGAAATGTTACTCTTGGTCTCTGGGCCATCCTTGCAATGATCTTAGGATCGCTGTTATTGCTGC TAATCCTGATCACAATTTGTGGCTGCTGTGGCCGTGGAGTAATGCACAGGCAGGTGACTGATGATTGTGCCAATCACAATTTAAtcatttcaaacacagaagCTCCAGGTGAAGAAGTGATG gATCACAATATAATTCCTCTACAAAATACATGTGATCAAGGAGGGTATGGAGTGAAAACAGGAGATCAGCAAACATTTGAAGTGGTAAAAGGAAGAGGGCATACCTTGGAATCAGTCAAGGGAGCTGGACACCAGACTTTGGGATCAGTTAAAGAAGGAGGAGGACAGACTATGATGGACACATGTAGATACTCCTACTCAGAATGGCATAATTTCACACATCCTCGTTTAGGCGAA AAGGTGCACCTATGCAGACAGGATGAAGAACAGAAGCATTCTGAAGATTATCTCCTTTCATATAACTATGAAGGAAAAGGATCCTTGGCTGGCTCTgtaggctgctgcagtgatCAGCATGAGGAAGAGGCACTTGACTTCTTAGATCAGTTGGAACCCAAGTTTAGGACATTAGCAGAAACGTGCATAAAAAGATAA